Proteins encoded together in one Dehalococcoidia bacterium window:
- a CDS encoding 4,5-dihydroxyphthalate decarboxylase codes for MSNLSLSMALDHYERHIPWIEGTAGMKGIDLNLLIIGQEGIGGRRHERMLANQEFDICELSLGSYVMAKARGVSLTAIPIFPRRLFSQSQMYINTQLGIKEPKDLIGKKVALRSFQTTLSVLAKGDLATEYGVPLDQVHWVTTADEPVDFEPPANVTVERMERGKTLGEELVQGEVSAYLSPRPPKPYLEQAQEVGRLFSDPRKEEINYYKRNGFYPIMHIIALKTEVLDRHPWIALSVMEGFQNAQKIWTRYMDDPNWSRLTWGRHYLEEERNVFGGDPWAIGVEANRPNLERFISYEYEQGLIPNKMSVDDLFFETTLKS; via the coding sequence ATGAGTAACCTTAGCTTAAGCATGGCTCTCGATCATTACGAGCGCCACATACCATGGATTGAAGGAACTGCGGGAATGAAAGGTATTGATCTCAACTTACTCATTATTGGGCAAGAAGGTATCGGCGGTAGGAGGCATGAAAGAATGCTCGCAAATCAAGAATTTGATATTTGCGAATTGTCCCTAGGATCATATGTTATGGCTAAAGCTCGAGGAGTTTCCCTTACTGCAATCCCCATATTCCCTCGTAGATTATTCAGTCAGTCTCAGATGTATATCAATACGCAGCTTGGAATCAAAGAACCAAAAGATTTGATCGGGAAAAAAGTTGCACTACGTTCTTTTCAAACTACATTATCAGTACTCGCAAAAGGTGATCTTGCAACCGAATACGGAGTGCCGTTAGATCAGGTTCATTGGGTGACTACTGCTGATGAACCGGTCGATTTTGAGCCCCCCGCTAATGTGACAGTGGAACGGATGGAGAGAGGTAAAACATTAGGCGAAGAATTGGTACAAGGGGAAGTATCTGCGTACTTATCACCTAGGCCGCCCAAGCCATATTTAGAGCAAGCGCAGGAAGTTGGACGATTATTTTCGGACCCCCGAAAAGAAGAAATCAATTATTACAAGCGAAACGGGTTTTATCCAATTATGCATATAATTGCGCTTAAAACGGAAGTATTAGATAGACATCCTTGGATTGCGTTAAGCGTAATGGAAGGATTCCAAAATGCTCAGAAAATATGGACTAGGTACATGGATGATCCAAATTGGAGTAGATTGACATGGGGTCGTCATTACCTAGAAGAGGAGCGTAATGTGTTTGGAGGGGATCCTTGGGCTATTGGAGTTGAGGCTAATCGGCCGAACTTAGAGCGATTTATTTCATATGAATACGAACAAGGCCTGATCCCTAATAAAATGAGTGTTGATGATTTATTTTTTGAAACGACTTTGAAAAGCTAA
- a CDS encoding ABC transporter substrate-binding protein, protein MAITVAVGNRLETRHLISGKVQVENFDVEIIDAGPAPAPIFPAMVTTRPYDVGELTLGNFIIAKDSGVKLFGLPIFPNLFFPLTGVTVNKKSGIETPKDLEGKRIGVPLGFSSNPAVWLRSVLASEYDVNLEKITWVEGENDSLAGVSYLKPPAFLREKTIDLEQKLIEGKIDALVVAGGNATLDDSVKFLVEDPYPLIKQYNAKKNRFPINTLIVIKEESHQLNPGLAEAVCRAMDSATEIYMTEEPDEAIHQGLEVGILRKLGLFPRNQGLDIHGSSVQELVDSLYRTGSIHKNWALEDLFV, encoded by the coding sequence ATGGCGATTACAGTAGCAGTAGGTAACCGATTAGAAACTAGACACTTAATTAGTGGTAAAGTTCAGGTTGAAAATTTTGATGTAGAAATAATTGACGCTGGCCCCGCACCTGCCCCGATTTTCCCTGCAATGGTTACGACCCGCCCGTATGATGTGGGCGAATTGACACTAGGGAATTTCATCATTGCAAAAGATAGTGGAGTAAAGCTATTTGGGCTTCCCATTTTCCCTAATCTTTTTTTCCCTTTGACAGGTGTAACGGTAAATAAAAAATCTGGTATCGAGACACCTAAAGACCTCGAAGGTAAAAGAATAGGAGTTCCTTTAGGCTTTTCTTCAAATCCTGCAGTCTGGCTAAGGTCAGTACTTGCTTCTGAGTATGACGTAAACTTGGAAAAAATAACTTGGGTCGAAGGTGAAAATGATTCCCTAGCAGGGGTTTCCTATTTAAAGCCACCTGCGTTCCTTCGCGAAAAAACCATTGATTTAGAGCAGAAGCTAATTGAAGGGAAAATTGATGCCTTAGTTGTAGCAGGGGGCAATGCGACTCTTGATGACTCAGTAAAATTTTTGGTGGAAGACCCTTACCCTTTGATCAAGCAATACAATGCAAAAAAGAATAGATTTCCTATAAATACACTGATAGTGATAAAGGAAGAATCTCACCAATTGAATCCCGGATTAGCTGAAGCTGTTTGTCGTGCCATGGATAGCGCAACTGAGATATATATGACTGAAGAGCCTGATGAGGCTATTCACCAGGGACTTGAAGTAGGAATACTCAGAAAATTAGGACTATTCCCAAGGAATCAAGGCTTAGATATTCACGGTTCTTCAGTCCAAGAACTCGTAGATTCTTTATATAGGACGGGTTCGATTCATAAGAATTGGGCTCTAGAAGATCTTTTTGTCTAA
- a CDS encoding amidohydrolase, whose translation MTTKQSIDLERIIDGDGHIMEDIDAIVAYMPEEYKGKSFGDRGARNPFPPIDHLHSANRHITPPGAFANVGPDGWIEFLDEVGVDSTVLYTTGGLGFGKIVSRDWATELARAYNNWVYDTYVSRGDRFQAMGLLPLQEPAAAVEELRRMVKDLGFVGAMLPSTGAQQPHLGDSKFWPLYEEAEKLGCALGIHGGAHEGLLMDDMSPYAPINALGHPMSQMVAFAGIIFNGVFDKYPGVKIGFMEAGAAWLLTCMERFNGSWASHIQYDPRGRFLNIRKGEQVSDYICRHIDEDRIFIGVEGDELALPETVRITGNKPYLFSSDYPHEVDADTCKAEINELRENTELSAEDKEAIMYRNAGRFYQLATN comes from the coding sequence ATGACTACGAAGCAGTCTATAGACTTAGAGAGAATAATTGACGGTGATGGGCATATTATGGAGGATATCGATGCCATTGTTGCTTACATGCCGGAAGAGTACAAAGGGAAAAGCTTTGGCGATAGAGGTGCTCGCAATCCGTTTCCTCCTATAGATCATTTGCACTCAGCTAACCGTCATATTACGCCGCCAGGGGCGTTTGCTAATGTCGGCCCTGATGGCTGGATAGAATTTCTGGATGAAGTCGGAGTTGATTCTACCGTTTTATACACAACTGGCGGTTTAGGATTTGGAAAAATTGTCAGCAGGGACTGGGCCACTGAACTTGCACGGGCATATAACAATTGGGTATACGACACGTATGTATCCAGAGGTGATAGGTTTCAAGCTATGGGCTTACTCCCTCTACAAGAGCCTGCAGCAGCAGTAGAAGAACTTCGACGTATGGTCAAAGATCTTGGCTTCGTGGGAGCAATGCTTCCTTCTACAGGAGCACAGCAACCCCACTTAGGAGACAGTAAATTCTGGCCTCTCTATGAAGAAGCAGAAAAATTAGGCTGCGCATTAGGTATTCATGGGGGCGCGCACGAAGGCTTATTGATGGACGATATGAGCCCATATGCACCCATTAATGCTCTTGGGCATCCAATGAGCCAAATGGTGGCGTTCGCAGGGATCATTTTTAACGGAGTATTTGATAAATACCCAGGTGTAAAAATTGGCTTTATGGAAGCAGGCGCAGCTTGGCTTCTTACTTGCATGGAGCGCTTTAATGGTTCATGGGCGTCCCATATTCAATATGATCCTCGAGGTAGATTTTTAAATATTCGCAAAGGCGAACAGGTTTCTGACTATATCTGTAGGCATATAGACGAAGACAGGATATTTATTGGCGTTGAAGGTGATGAGCTAGCACTTCCAGAAACAGTTAGGATCACTGGCAACAAACCTTATTTATTTTCTTCTGATTATCCCCATGAAGTAGACGCAGATACTTGCAAGGCAGAAATAAATGAATTACGTGAAAACACAGAGCTTTCAGCTGAAGATAAAGAAGCCATTATGTATCGCAACGCTGGGCGGTTTTACCAGCTAGCAACGAATTAA
- a CDS encoding amidohydrolase translates to MTTENIERVIDGDGHLVEDHQAIWDRMPDEYKDRSFVTTRGPFPPNDHLHAANKHFLPEGAFAQVGREGWVDFLQDVGVDKTVLYTSNGLAFGRVVSRDWAIELARAYNNWVYDEYVSKDSRFQAAGLIPLQEPAEAVIELRRIVEELGFTGAMLPGTGALQLQNHLGDPKYWPIYEEADRLGCAIGIHGGVHDHMGLDDMSPYAAVNALGHPFGQMVNFAGIVFNGVLDKYPNARFGFLEAGAAWFVGCLERFQRSWDSHIQYDPERRFLQMNKGESVTDYILRNVDEDRIFVGVEGDELTLPFAVKVAGNKPFLFSSDFPHEVNHQTCKEEISELRDNPDLTSSDKAAILYRNAERFYRLG, encoded by the coding sequence ATGACTACCGAGAATATTGAAAGAGTTATTGATGGGGATGGTCATTTGGTTGAAGACCATCAGGCTATTTGGGATCGAATGCCTGATGAATACAAAGACAGAAGTTTTGTAACGACCAGAGGTCCTTTTCCTCCAAACGACCATTTACATGCAGCCAATAAGCATTTCTTACCTGAAGGAGCATTTGCCCAGGTTGGTAGAGAAGGATGGGTCGATTTTTTACAAGATGTCGGAGTTGATAAAACTGTTCTTTACACATCGAATGGACTGGCTTTTGGTAGGGTTGTAAGTCGGGATTGGGCCATAGAACTTGCACGTGCGTACAACAATTGGGTCTACGATGAATACGTAAGTAAAGATTCAAGGTTCCAAGCTGCGGGGCTTATTCCATTGCAAGAACCTGCAGAGGCTGTCATTGAACTTAGAAGGATCGTTGAAGAATTGGGTTTCACTGGAGCCATGTTGCCAGGTACCGGTGCATTGCAATTGCAAAACCATCTTGGTGACCCCAAATACTGGCCTATCTACGAAGAGGCTGACAGGTTAGGTTGCGCAATAGGAATTCATGGCGGCGTTCATGACCACATGGGTCTTGATGATATGAGCCCGTATGCTGCGGTAAACGCATTGGGTCATCCCTTCGGGCAAATGGTGAACTTTGCCGGTATTGTCTTCAATGGAGTATTGGATAAGTATCCGAATGCCAGATTTGGTTTCCTTGAGGCAGGTGCAGCATGGTTTGTTGGTTGCCTAGAAAGGTTTCAGCGTTCATGGGACAGCCATATTCAATATGACCCTGAGCGCCGATTTCTGCAAATGAATAAAGGCGAATCTGTTACCGATTACATTTTACGGAATGTAGACGAAGACAGGATTTTTGTAGGAGTGGAAGGTGATGAACTGACGCTTCCTTTTGCTGTAAAAGTAGCAGGGAATAAACCATTTTTATTTTCTTCTGACTTTCCGCATGAAGTGAATCATCAAACATGCAAAGAAGAAATTAGTGAGCTTCGAGATAATCCTGACCTTACTTCTTCTGATAAGGCCGCGATTTTGTATAGAAACGCCGAGCGTTTCTATCGACTAGGTTAG